GAAGGCGAAGGGTGTCGATTCCTTGATCTGCGCGAAACTTACCGTTATGTGGGTACCTTACTTCAAAGTGGGTACCCGCAGATTGGAATGCCGAATCACCACCCCGGGGTTGTCGAGTGTGTCACCTACGAAAGGATCCCCATGACCATCCTCGTCACCGGCGCGACCGGCAACCTCGGCCGCCTCATCATCGACAGCCTCCTCGAGCGCGGCGCGGACCCGCAGTCGATCGTCGCGGGTGCGCGCGACACGACGAAGGTCGCCGATCCACGCGTGCGCAGTGTTCACCTCGACTACACCGACGCCGCCTCCGTGGCCGCAGCCGTCGACGGCGTCGACACGGTCATCCTGGTCTCCGGCTCCGAGGTCGGCCAGCGCGTTCCCCAGCACCGGACGGTCATCGACGCGGCGAAGGCCGCCGGTGTCACCAAGTTCGTCTACACCAGCGCTCCGAAGGCGACCTCGAGCGACCTCGTCCTGGCACCGGAGCACAAGGCGACGGAAGAGCTCATCGCCGCCGCGGGACTGCCCGCGGTCATCCTCCGCAACAACTGGTACACCGAGAACTACGCCGCCGACCTCGCACGTGCTGCCGAGACCGGGGTGCTCACCGCAGGCACCGGAGACGGACGAGTCGCGTCGGCCAGCCGCAGGGACTTCGCGGAGGCCGCCGCCGTCGTCGCACTCGAAGACGGTCACATCGGAGAGGTCTACGAGCTGGGCGGCGACGTCGCCTGGACGTACTCCGATCTCGCGGCGGCCTTCTCCGAGGTCACCGGGCGCCCGGTGACTTTCGTCCCGGTCTCCTCGGACGATCAGGTCGCGGCACTCCGCGACGCCGGGCTCGACGAAGGCACGGCCGGCTTCGTCGCCGCGCTCGACGCCGGGATCAAGGGTGGCGCGCTCGCCGACACCGACGGCACGCTCGCCCGCCTGATCGGCCGTCCGACCACTCCGCTCGTCGAGGGCCTGCGCGCGGTCGCCTGAGCTGCACCGCAACCGAGTGCCGCTCCCCGCCGGGAACGGCACTCGGTTGCCTCATCCGCCGCTACGTCGTCGCGCGGGACTGGACGTGCACCACGGTGAGTGTGATGCTGTCGTGTCCCACACCGCGCGTAGCGAGGAGCGCGGCGACGGCGGCATGGACGGCGCGCAGGGTCTCGCCCGAAGGGGCGTCCTCATCCACACCGATCGACGCCTCGACGGCGACGCCGTCGCCGGCCGGGGCCACCGCCACGATCGGTTCGTCGTCCTTGCGCACGCCCAGGGCCGCGGCCCCCACGCGCAACAGGTTGGAGACCAGGGACCCTGACCGATAGACGTTCCGGACACCCGGTGTCGTCCGTATCGTCTCCTCGATCGACGCGGCCAGCTCTGCGCAGGCTTCGGGCGTCATCATCGCTCGTCGGTCCATGACGACACCTCCCGGATGTCTCGGATCGCGA
Above is a window of Microbacterium aurugineum DNA encoding:
- a CDS encoding SDR family oxidoreductase, giving the protein MTILVTGATGNLGRLIIDSLLERGADPQSIVAGARDTTKVADPRVRSVHLDYTDAASVAAAVDGVDTVILVSGSEVGQRVPQHRTVIDAAKAAGVTKFVYTSAPKATSSDLVLAPEHKATEELIAAAGLPAVILRNNWYTENYAADLARAAETGVLTAGTGDGRVASASRRDFAEAAAVVALEDGHIGEVYELGGDVAWTYSDLAAAFSEVTGRPVTFVPVSSDDQVAALRDAGLDEGTAGFVAALDAGIKGGALADTDGTLARLIGRPTTPLVEGLRAVA